Below is a genomic region from Methanococcus vannielii SB.
TGCAAGAATTGATGCTTCTAAAATCGATGTTGCTGAAGTTCATGACTGTTTTGCAATAAATGGTTTGGTTTTAACTGAAGATTTAGGATTTTGTAAGAAAGGGGAAGCTGGAAAAATTGTTGAGTCTGGAAAAACTAGGATAGATAATGAAAGCTTTGTTACGGTAAACCCTAGTGGAGGTTTAAAAGCTGCAGGACATGCATTGGGTGCAACAGGAATTAGGCAGGTCGGTGAATTATACTGGCAATTAAAACAGGATAAAGAATGTAAAGATAGACAGTCTTCAATTAAAAACGGATATGCAATCGCTACAAACGTTGGTGGAACTGGTGGAACCGTTTGTACACATATATTATCGAATAAAAGATAATTAATTAAAATAATTTAAAATAGTTAAAGTAATTTAAGAAAATGAGTTCCGGTGAAATTATGGTAGTAAGAACCTGGAGAAGCATGCAGGAAAGATACAATCTTGTAGGTTCAAAATGTAAAACTTGTGGAAAAGTCTATTTTCCTGCAAGAAGTGTTTGTCCCGAATGTAGGCGAAAAGGAGAATTAATTGATTGTAAATTAAATGGAAAAGGAAAGATTTATTCTTATTCTGTAGTTTATGCAGCCCCCAAAGAATTTGATAAACAGTCACCCTACATAATTGGAATAGTTGAACTTGACGAAGGAACAAAAATAACCTCACAAATTGACTGCGATATTGATAAAATAAAAATAGGGATGCCTGTTGAATCAGTCTTTAGAAAAATAAAAGAAGACGGACTTGATGGCGTAATTAGCTATGGATACAAGTTCGTTCCAGTAGTTTAGTAATGAATTTAATTTTTAAATTAAACTTTTTTAGTATTTTAGTTTTAGATTTTTTATTAAAAATTTATTTATCAATTCTTGAAAAGAACATGTTTTAATGAATCTAGGTCAACGTATATTTCATTGTGGACTTTCGAATATTTGTAAGGAACTTCAAGTTCATCAAGCATTTTACATTTTTCCCCTGCTTCATTTAAATTTACAAAAAATGCATAGTAAGGACTCATTTTTTCAATATCAAATACTTTTGAAATTCTTTTAAACATTTCTTTTACCGTATCAGATATGTCCACCAATAAAATACCATTTTCAAGTGATATCCTAAATCCTAACTCTTTTAGTTCATTTAATGCGTATTCTTCGCCCCCATCAATCATTTTAAATTTAATTATCCCTTTTTCACGCCCGCTTGTAAGTATTGGTTGAAAGTTTCGGGATAAAAATTCAATAACTGAGGAATGATATTCTAAAGATTCTTTTAAGTCATTTTTACGCTGTAATTTTAAAAGGTCAAGTAGCCTAGTAATATTTTGATTTCTCGGAATTAAAAGTAAGTTTTGT
It encodes:
- a CDS encoding Zn-ribbon domain-containing OB-fold protein, encoding MVVRTWRSMQERYNLVGSKCKTCGKVYFPARSVCPECRRKGELIDCKLNGKGKIYSYSVVYAAPKEFDKQSPYIIGIVELDEGTKITSQIDCDIDKIKIGMPVESVFRKIKEDGLDGVISYGYKFVPVV